AGGAAATATTTGGCGTACAGCGCCCAGCGCTAGTCTTTGGAGTGTCTATAACGCttgtttataatatcatatttaagagACTAGAACGGCTAGGAAATCATCACTGTTTCTTGAAAGAGCTCCAGTTTTGAAGGCAGCAGCACCAAAACCTTTATTTCTGCCGATGAGATCGGGGAAAGGAAAATTTGGCACCCCTCGATGTCTGACGTCGAGAAGACCGTCACCAAACGAAGCCtggaattaaaaaattaaaatcttagccataattttttataagcatttaccaaatatatatcttgaatatattcaaaatttcaatattaaattttaagtatatcgaaatttcaatttaaaataacacatgtTTGTCTTGTCTTGTCAGCTCTGTCAGCTTATACTTGTTTTAAACAAGGTATGTTTCTTTGAAACAGAGGCATGTTTTGAGAAGAAGCTTTCGTGATTGTTGATggataaatgtttgtttgtgttattgttattgatttCATCCTATACATGCAGAGGGCTAATTCTACTAACGTTAATTATACATTCTCGATTCTAtcccgatccaacttcgactatttattatatatatatatatataatatattaagcagAGTTTAATCGTGGCTGAGGactaattctacttatttatatcggttatgGTACAATTCTAATTACATTCTAATCCAACTTTGGCCGCACCGCAACTGGATCTTTGCGCTTTTGAATAGGAAAACGTCTGAACGGAAACGATTATGTTtcgatttgattttgaatttcgattAGAATTGGGATTGTTTCAAGTTTCTATTTATCGCCGAACATGAGATGAGGTAGGAATACAAATCGCTGACctttgcttataattcatctgatCTGTCTACTAGGCTAATTCAACTAACCATTGTGCTATTTAACAATTCGTGTAGTGTCAtacgaaatatatatgtttatgggCTTTTGAAACGCACTTGTGTAGACGCGATACATTATTGACTTTAGAGTTTTACGTCGTCATATTATGCAATCACTGTCGTCGCTACTGGTTACGTCAcatgtttatgtattatgaaaTAAGTACGTGTActccgctcatagacattggcgctgtaagaaatgttaaatattcattcattgccaatgcgtcaccaatctaAGGAACTAAGATCCACTgtgctcactaacccttcaaatcgaataaaatatgtaattagtggatggtacctacccagaagggtaTGGCCAAAGCCTTAAAATCAAGTGAGCAGGAACATAAatgatcataaatattaattaaaatgagaaGCGTAGCGTATGGTAAAGGTGTGTACAAAAACAATGTAAATTGCTTATTTATgaatcacattttttttgttgacttACATTGCATTCCTTGATTCACTCTCTATATTGATGTATTAATTAACTAACAGTTAATTACTGAAACTACCTTGAGCAAACAGTTTGTACGGTTTGCACAGCTCATTGAAGAACTGAAGGAATAAACACGAAACTAATCGCTGAATATGATCCTGAGATTAAATGcaccaaaatatattattactgtaaATTGGTTTTTAACATCTCAAAGGTTAGATACGAGTGAGGTTTTATAGAGTGGCATTGCTTGACAGTAGATCGTGGCATGACATGatcaaaaagttattttgtcacaaataaaaattataataactttttccaTTTCACTTTGTTATAAATAAGGTCATTAGTGAAATTCTTATAATGGTAGTAAAAACCAAATTACTTTCGatggttaaataataaacaaaaaaatattgctcgGTTAAAAGTCACTTGAACAGGACAGGATTGTAAATTGAAAGGTGAACATTAAATTAAGGTAACGAATTTCCTGTTTAATTCAAAACAGGATATGAAAGTTTGACCTtaacattcaattatttaagattACGACCGAACGAATTCAATTGATCTTTTTAATTACCTTATTGTTCTAGTGATTCGTTTAAAAGGCAGCTTCTGATTCATCCTGAGATTCAGGATTCAAATTTTAACGGGGTCAAAGAAACCATATCAGGTTTATCTCGAAATTCACAGTATCAACCCGGAGATtgaaagttttttgtttatgatataggtaggcggacgagcaaatgggccacctgatgttaccaccgcccatagacaattcaCAAAACACTTCCATTGCTGGGTAAATGCGTAAAGTCCTTGATTGCGTCTAagctctttccggtcgtataCAAATGTCATTCCATCGGAGACCAAGAGAAAATATCTCCTGTGAAATTGATTAATCTCATACGAAAACGCCCCCCATTTGTGACAATTAGTCAGTAGAACATCTTagtcgtttataaataaatatgataattatatattttagattaaatacTACTGGAATAAACTAAATagtgaatatttgaaaaattgccAAGTATCTTGTTCGAATCAGGATAAAAAAGCCCGACCTTTAAGTTATGTAAGATAAGAAGATCCGGACCGAATGAcacattttaagtaatttaaatttaaaatcgtatTGCTTACGAATTTTAAGTCCTATTTGAAGGCGGTAAggtttatattagtttatttatataaaaaaaaataagataataaacaTATGCCGCCTACGAAGGTTTTATTAACATTTGCAAATTAATACTATTCTCTCAATGAAGTATGtataaaatgattactattGTATGTATtcgataacataataaaatattgagatgATAATTAGTAGAAACGTCAGGGTACCTTTAATGGTATATTTcttagtttgaaaataaatcgtagtgtatttatttatacacgtCTATTCATTTATTGGACACCTCTAAATGGGTGTATTATTGACCAAGAACATAtaaacatctatatttttttataataatgaattactaGTAAATTTGTTTGCGGTTAAGAGGTTGACATTATGATagtatataagataataataaaggaaaatgTTAAAATGTGATTACTAAGAATTTTGCTTACTTGTAATTTTCTTTAAGCGAAGTAATAATggtaacacaaaaaatatttccattaaaGATGACATTGCATTTACGGGTTGCAAAACATTATGTTCACAGGACGCAAACATTTTTGATCGAGACGAATACGAGAATTGTGGTGTATAAGAACGGATAATGGATGGACGTGacgaaaaaagtttaataaatccTCAatcaattaatctttaaattttacttacatcAGGTTGGAATCCGTTTAACGAGTTAAAGCCGAAAGCTGAAGAGGCACTCTGACTTCCCGCCAAGTTGTTAAACCCACCGCCATGGGCTGATGCGGAAGACGCTGCTCCGGAAAGTGACGAACCCGCGCCGCTAAAGGAAGCCGCTTGACTGCTAGCCTGGCTACTACCGAAACCACtgaaaaaattttataataattgttagtttgTTCCGGATATTGTCATTGTAATTAGAAAGTAAAAGttcacattattttaaatttaaacataatatactatttattttatccagaaatttataacattatttaaaaacttaacctgacatttattacttttaaatatattttttcgtatcaAAGAATTTTAAAGTAAGGTCTTATTGAAGGTACTGTACCACATTACATTTAATGAATTACCTTCCAAAGCCATTAAAGGACGACGCTTGGCTCGCTGACTGTGACGCACTAAATCCTTCGTTAAAACCAAACGAAAAGGATTGGGAGGCTGAATGACTTATACCGGCACCACTCGCACTACTGCTAACACTCGCTGACAACCCCCCGTTTCCAGTCGGCTTCACGTTAAAACTATTACCCCAACCAAATCGTGGCCTCGGTTGACTCGACACACTCTTCCCACCTTCACCCGGAAGAAGAGTACTGGGGTCACGTTCTAAATGTTCCAATATCGGAAGAACCGGTGGAGTAATAATCGGCTCCAATTTTTTCTCTTGCCTACGCTGGTCTGGAAATACGAAGCCATTGGCCGGTGCAGGGCTTGCGAAACCCGCAGCCATACACAGACAGAGACACGTGCAGATGAACTTCATGTTTGAGCCCGTACTATGTTAGATTGACGATGTTTGTTGTATTAATAGGGTCGCACGAGGTCACCCGAGATGTTGGCATGCGGCTCGTGCCACAGCCTTCAGAAAACCCACTGCGCTATGCCTGGGCCGTCGTCCTGTCCAATACGAGTATCCCCTCTACGAAACACATCTCAGATTTGTTTCGTCATAAGCGATATCCTTATGCAGATAACGGTTTTATTGTTAGGACAAGTTTAGATAGTCGGAAAAAAATGAAACTCAGATACAATGCTGGAAAATCCAAGTGGACCTATTTATTACCCTTTAGTATTACAACCACGTATACATATgtagttaaattattgtttgtctAACATACTACGTGTCAAATTTTTTTAGTGGAGTCAACTAGTtgtttgtcatttaaatatcgaatcgtACTATCGAATAATTACGGAAATATTCATAAtcgattttaatgtttattaaatatttattttgggtAGACGTATGTTTAAATGAGATATCCATTAGCAAATAAGttccattaaatatatagcATGTCTAGCTGCTCCACGCGGTTTCACactaaatattagtttttgctCTAAAATCGTAtcatatatactattaaaattggCTATCCAGCGTGAAGATTTTTATCAAATCGGACGGGTGTATCCTGAGATTAGCGCTATCGAGCAGACAAACAAAttctttaagtttttatattaaatagctgTTAGCCATCTAATTCGCTGggcatgaaataaaaaaaggggaaggataaatgaaattaaaatttatatatattaaaaactgttaCCATCTACGGACTATTCCGCGTCGATTGATCGATCAATCTCATACCGATACGTTCAATACTTCCACGTGATTGacgaacaaagaaaaaaaatatattaaaaatgttttatgtatatactgTTAGCTTCGTATTTGACATGACCAGTTTAAGCAACATACCAgaatatactaatatcataaattatcacataatttgtatgtaaaggaaaataattaggaactatttttagcttaaaaatattcatatgcgAAGATTATCATtgctaatgattatttattattaacgattTTTCTAGCTAGAAAGATGCTCGACGTTAAAGTTAAATACtagtataatttatgaaaatttattataataagtgtttaaagttttgaaaatttacttaaatggaattatattatctttatatatagttattatacttttgtgcgtgtataattatgtattattatgtatttcgtATTTCTGGACCgatttcaatgaattttatatgataGATGATGATTTCCCATAGATCCATGTATAGTTGAAGAGTAGAGCCGGTAGACCtataagcttaattttttttggtttttatttcacCCGTACGAAGTCTGATGGACCGCTAGCCCTGCTATACAAAATGGATGAGCATATCATATATAGGagcaaaaatgttaataatttaactgtttATTAAACAGCTAAGACTCTAAGCTAACGGAATcgtgaaacaaatatttttttatttgtaaaacttgAATAATTATACCGacttatattgtaatgtttctacatttttaattttaacaggcTCATACTGtcggaatattaataataattcgaaatatcaGCAACAGAAGCAAttatttagtacattttttattaatgatatacagttatataaaaaCCAGGTAGAATGAAAATATAGATAactaaagaaatattatgtgataataAATCTTACAGTCAACggaaatttattcattattagttATTAACCGACCTgaccattttaatttagtttttttttttttaatcaaaatatatatccttACACTCCTATGCCAGCACATACTCTGCCTAATACGTACCAAGTTTTATTCGAAGGTAAAAATCATTGGCGATATTTTGTAACAAGCCTTTTTAtctacgaataaaaaaataataatgtatgtataatatacggaaataatgtatttcgtataaatataatatgcaaatgtAATTTCGTATTGACATTTGAAAATAGCTCTTCAATGcgtcattattttattagaacattTTCGGATCTCGTATCCGCGTACTGAATTTATCATTAGAATGTTACTAGCTTATTAAGTAAGAAACTTTGACTCATAATTTTCATCATGtgattaaataaagaattaaataagattGATCAATTAAAGAAGGACAAAatctaactatatttataaaattaccgcTGTTTTTTATGAGAATCAAGCAAAAACTGctgaatattttgttatgaaatttgtattattatattaagcgCATTTCAGAGATTTTTGGCTGAATATTatcacacatacataaataaatgtataacattGCCACAGCAACGCGTCGTCGGATTTGCTAgaactaatataataactacataGTTATTTTAAGTTACACGTTTTGTGTGGATAAAACATGtcattgaacttttttttttaaataaatttcctttacaagccattgataatattttctttttattaaaatgcgttgaatttaatttttccaaATGAACTTTAAGGAACACATATAAACtgggaattttaaagacaaAAACGAATTTTCATGGTTTGAAAATTCGAAAAGCTAACTGAAATAACattcgaatttatataaatcttccttTCTTTGCAGCTTTTATGTAAGTAGGTCGAAAATCGACATAGAactcgatcgtgaaatgtcagaaataaATAGTgaatttattgattgtaaacCTAGGAATACGATCAGGGCAAATATCTCATGATATATGGTGGCAACCCATTATAAGAAACATAGAAAATAAGAGAAGACTTGCGTGTCAGATTACACTGGTTCATCCTTCAACCAATACGAACACGATAGGAGTGAATTTCATTCTTACAGTCAAACTTTGCACACCAAAGCAAAGTTTCAATTTTACATCACGTAatctaataacatattttttattatcaaaggtTAAATACCGCTAATATCATGAtgcaaatgtatttataattccatAATGAAATATGGTTTTTACATTAAACACCTTTAACTTCTTACtaaatgtgtaaataaaaaatgaccgTTTTTCGAAATCGTTACATTCCATGCTCTGAGTGCGTGGGTTCGAGGACGTTTTGCAtaacaaatattgaataataaataaactcgtATAGGTTCATTCATAAACCAGACAAGAACATAGTATACTTTCAAAAAGCCGAAATGGTGCATTGGTTAGAAcaagtaaatattaacaaaatatttctagtTCAAAACCAGGAAACacaactaaattttcatgtgcttaatttatgtttataattcatctcgtaacTCATGCATGTATCAGATTAAGATCTACCACATGTGGATCTACCACGGTATaggagataatatatttttcattcgcttatttaaaataataaatatatcaatgaaattaaagttttgttacataataagTACTTAGAAGGAAAGTATCATAACCGAAATAAATCTTCTGAAAACGCGGTCACAAACATACAATGTCAAGTGGCCGGATTACCTAACTAGAACTAGGGTTGCCATATATGTGAATACATTTTAACGAATTGAGTATTGCCTGCGTTTAAGGTTGTcgttaagtttataaaaatattttggagcATGGTTAGGAGGACAGTTTTATATTCTCGTTAGATCGTAAAGGCAAAAAGTCCTGATGCCAAATATTTCTTTCGTTGTGACGGAATGCCGTCTTACGAAATTTCATcttaagatacaaaaaaaagcCTTAATGCACGAAAAAGTATCTACGCGGATGTgaaaatatttagtga
The nucleotide sequence above comes from Vanessa tameamea isolate UH-Manoa-2023 chromosome 2, ilVanTame1 primary haplotype, whole genome shotgun sequence. Encoded proteins:
- the LOC113401079 gene encoding uncharacterized protein LOC113401079, yielding MKFICTCLCLCMAAGFASPAPANGFVFPDQRRQEKKLEPIITPPVLPILEHLERDPSTLLPGEGGKSVSSQPRPRFGWGNSFNVKPTGNGGLSASVSSSASGAGISHSASQSFSFGFNEGFSASQSASQASSFNGFGSGFGSSQASSQAASFSGAGSSLSGAASSASAHGGGFNNLAGSQSASSAFGFNSLNGFQPDASFGDGLLDVRHRGVPNFPFPDLIGRNKGFGAAAFKTGALSRNSDDFLAVLVS